The Cucumis melo cultivar AY chromosome 6, USDA_Cmelo_AY_1.0, whole genome shotgun sequence genome includes a region encoding these proteins:
- the LOC127149819 gene encoding uncharacterized protein LOC127149819, with the protein MALLFSLEGSTELTLKFSGSATDLVGDSFLSLGGSVERSFQSRGITEFQVGVQRGADRREAGRMREGHMDASDFLSLPLCILSEYFDCDFWTGDLTFYFVTF; encoded by the exons atggccctacttttctcccttgaaggtagtacagagttgacgcttaagttctcgggttccgcgacagacctggttggagatagcttcctttccttgg gtggatctgttgagcgtagttttcaatcgaggggcatcaccgagtttcag gtaggggtacagcgaggggcagaccgacgagaggcaggaaggatgcgtgaaggccatatggacgcgtctgattttctttcgcttccgctatgtattttgtcagaatattttgattgtgatttttggactggtgacttgacattttattttgtgactttttga